From Equus przewalskii isolate Varuska chromosome 2, EquPr2, whole genome shotgun sequence:
CAATGTCTGACAGTCTCggacagaagagaaaaggaacatgGGGACAGCAACATAGAATCGGGTACATAAgtaacactttatttattttgtttattgacaACGTCAGTGCGGACTTTGAGGATTGAAAAGAGCACATCTAAAGATCCCGTTGATTTTGAGCAATGGATTGAAAGAGGTATGTGTTTGTTTCATCAGCATTGTTCTGAGCGTGTGGGAGTAGAAAATTGTCCTTTGACTATATTTCCAGTCAGGCTGCCTTTTGGTGAAAAAAGATGACCTGAATGATTCTTGTGACCTATGTAGGGCCTACAGAAACCCAGGTTTGAATACAAGCCTGCTTCTTCACTTGCTGGTTATGTGTAACTGTTAACatgttacttaatttttctgagtttcagaatccttatctgaaaaatagagATGATATGTACCATTTAAGGCTTTTGTGAAcatagtgtctggcatgtggttgacAAACAATAAATACTAGtttcttgtctttccttccttcctgattAATGGTACAATTTAAATAACATCAGCAGAATTGGTAGCCTCTAGTTAAACACAGCATATTGCCTTCATGTGTGCATCCCCTTTCCTTCCCAAAGTACtatgaaaataatagtaaagGAGCAAAAAGAGGCTTAAACCTACaaggacaaaaattaaaaataagcaaaaaaacagGAGACAAAAGCAGATGTGAAAGATCAATATATATTATGGAAGAGTGGACAGCCATGGAGGAGAAGTGACTTCAGTAGCTCAGTGGAGTATGTTGTCATCTAAGTGCCGGCCAAGGAGAATGTCAGTGAGAAGCAAGCCGGGTTGCCCAGGAGAACCCCAGAAAGATGTAGAGCTTGAAGGCAAAAGGTACCATGGAAAGTGTGAGTGAGACATGGACCAGAAAACAAGGGTGATTAGTTGAACATCTATATGTGGAGAGGTTGGACCCTAGGTACCTTCTCCTTCCCCACAAAGCTAGGTGACCACTCCTTCCTGCCACAAACTGCCCACGACGGATGACTAGGAATATTGAATGTTGGGGCTCAGAACTCAGGGAAACCAGGCgtgggagagagagtgagtgtgACATGGAGTTGAAAATGGGATTGAAGTGGAAGCCTGCATATGGAATGATTGGGAACTCCTCCTGTGCTCTGCTGTTAACGACAGCAACTGAGAATATAGCCCCAGCCAGGAGACTGGAGGGTTCATCTTTGGAGAAACTGAATGGCCCCAGAAAAAGATCTCTGGATACTGAGAAAGGCTAGCTCATTCTTGGTCACCTGATCAAAGTCTATTAGTCAGCGAGTCTGGCTCTTGATCACAGTTTTCAAATGAGTTATTCGTAAGTAGCAAAAGACAGCCAAAGATCACCACACGTTTGATGAAGGCCTCAAACTCTGAATGTAATCAAGACTTTAGCTCTAATTTCCAATCTATAGGAAATATAGAGGATAGAGGAACAAATTAAATGAAACCATGAGAAGGCAAGATGGCAAATTGTGGGACATTATACAGGACAACTGACCTGCTTTCTTCAATAAGTCAatgatgtggggaaaaaaatatgtgtgtgggagagaaagcaattcaagattaaaagagacaattctgggggccagcctggtggcatagtggttaagtttgcatggtccgcttcagcggcccaggattcacaggttcagatcctgggtgcagacctagcaccgctggtcaggccacgctgtggtggcatcctgtataaaatagaagaagattggcacagatgttagctcagcgacagtcttcctcaccaaaaaaaaaaaattttgatttgaATAAATCAACTGCAAAAagacattttgggggaaaatggggaaatttgaatatagactAGGTactacagtcatgcgttgcttaacaaTGGAGATACATTCGGAGAAATGTATCATTAGACAATTTTGTCATGTGAACatcagagtatacttacacaaacctggatccTATaacctgctacacacctaggcgatgtggtactaatcttatggcaccACTATTGTATATgaggtctgtcattgaccaaaatgtcattttgCGATTCATGGCTATATATGACTTtggagcaattttttttttttttgaggaagattggccctaagctaacatctgccaccagtcctcctcttttgctgaggaagattggccctgagctaacatctgtgcccatcttcctctactttatatgtgggacacctgccacagcatggtttgataagtgatgcataggtctacatcagggatctgaactggtgaaccccgggctgccgaagcacagcatgccaacttaaccactgtgccaccaggccggcccctaaagcaTTATTTTTAGCGTTAGTATGATAACaatattgtggttatgtaagaaaatattcttattatttagAGATGGATAATCAAATATTTAGAAGTAAAGTGTCATGATGTCTTAGACTTGCTTTAAAATAGtttagcaaaaaaattaaataaatcaagtATGGTGAAATGTTAGTAATTGTAAAAGATGATGGGTATATATAGGAGTTATGTTCTGTCTTTtacatatgtttgaaattttccaatttttcataattaaaaaaatctaagtaaatgaaaaaagaagttaTTATTAACTCCTGATTGGGGAGGAgttgtataagaaaaaaaaatatgatcttaatttattacttatttcAGCAGCAAATAACATTTGTGTAGATAATAATGTAACCATCAAGTATCGATTTCAAAACGGAGAGGATGGCAGGAGGGAAAAGTTagtggcaggaggagaaggaagaggatatTGGTCCTAGAGACCTAAATTTTCACCTACCATAGTATAAAGTCAGTAAAAATCGATAAACCAAGCGgagaaatataaacataattcTAGGAAAAACAGCTGAAAGAGTTACAAACATTTACCTCTGTGGAGCGGGACTGGAGGAGTCAAGCCGGGGTTACTACTTTTCATTACCTCAGAGAAAGGctaggagacagaaagaaagtcaTATATAATCTTACTTCCGGAGACTCCCCTTTTTGTACTGCATGCCTTTGAAAATTGTGTACACTAACTATTTTgatacatataaaattaatttctaaataatgtcaatatttattattgtatcaattaaatatttcatatttccaaAAGAATGTTTAACCAAATAAATTAATCtgtcctaaaaaaataaaagttttgtaaGTTGGCTACCAGAAAAGATCAATTCATGGGCAGCTTAGCATAATTCGGCATCACAGCGGAACTTCACAGTGCGAGCTGAGGTCTAGTCGTTACCCATGGGCACTGTGAGGCGGCTCCCTTCAGGCCTGCAGTTACTGTCGGTAGCTTAATCCTTAAAAAggattttcacattttatcagTTCCTTCCTTTATATTCCTTTACTATAAtttacatttgcatttccttttgtttgtacTCACTAGAGAGATTTTATAGCTCATAGTTTATCTTTCATATCTTTTATATCAAATATCTCTctttttatgttgaattttaaCCCCAAAACACTGGCAAATCTAGTCTAACTGTAGTTTACCAGATATCCTTTTTTGCTGAACATAAATTTCAGTAGCtcacttcatgtattttgagccCTAACTCATTTCTGTTAAATTTGTGTTTCAGATCTAGTACACACAGAAGGGCAgcttcaaaatgaagaaattatggtAAGTAAATTTACTTCCTAGAGATAAATATTGTCTTTAGCCAGCgcaatgtatttaaattttaaacgtATCTCTATAGTTAAAGTTAATACATACCCGTATGATGTTATAGGTTCTGTACCTAATCAACCAATAGAGGTATTCGCAATAATATTAATCTAAATGTAGCATTCATAAATTAGGCTCTTATCTGTCATAGACAGAATGACAGCAAGGATAAAACAgaattcacttatttgtttttgttttcattcatagATTCTAAGTATTTACttgctttactttctttcatttgATTCTGTAGGCCTACAGGAATCAAAAAAGGTTGAAATGCCAAAATTGGATGTTAATTTAAGCATGAAAGGACAAGGGAGATTCAGATGAGGGGAACTGGAGCATAGGATCAGCAACAAATAAGCCAAAGAGAGATGAGGTAGAAAGAGAACCAGCATTTTTCGACAACATTCCATTGGGCTTTGCTTGTCAATGGAGTGAATGGCCGTTGATGAGGAAGCTGCTGCCTCATCAGGAGTTTCTCTGCTCCTGCTGCTTGGTCAGGCCCTGGtttcagaaaacacaaaaaagggaaacaacTGAATGTGTGTTTTTTCAGGTGGTAGTGTTTGTTTAAAGTTTCTCTAAATGAGGGTTAAAGTGGTACCTCGTCCATTAAATTTCCTCCTTTACAACTTTCTGGGAGCCGCCATGAAAGAAGTGTTTCAAAAGATTCTGTAGGAAGTTTTTGAACCCTATGAATTCTCTTCTCTACCACCCAAATGTGCCCGCTGCCTGGGGAGGCCAGTGGAGGGGCAGAAAAATGATTAATTAGACTGAATTgtatcttcctgtttttcttcatctttataatgGTTATGATTAGTAAGTCTCTGCTAAATATTTTGTCAGGACTCACTGTGGATTAGGCAGGGTCGCACTgcagaacatttggaaaatagtaAGAGGAGGTGGGAGGCTGAAAATCACCCATCATTTTACACCCTGCCACAACAGCTTTCGCTACCCCTGCCTTCTAGTTGTCGGCTGTAAGCATCACATAGTTATGATAGCAATGATGAACAATTTTGTATcacttttttaacttaatattatATGCAGGCTTCATAATTATAATTCTAAgattaaatgtatataaataggCAAATGCtaactaatttcttttttcctccgtCTGTCGTTAAAAGTAATACTACAAGGGACATCTTATGCACGTTCCTGCTACCGTGAtctcatcttttaaattattttctaagattAAATTTCAAAGAATGGAATTACTGTGTCCAATGATATAGACATATTTAtaggtttttatttatattgccaaattgctttccagagaaattatataaatgtaaaagtatagTAATATTTCAGGATTATATTTCAGTATATTTTGAGGCCTCATTAAGCAAAGGAAATCTCTTATCATGAAAACTACTCTAGAAAGACACATTTATAAATTTGATGAGAAGTGTGCAGTTGCGATTTTTAGCTCCACCTGTTATTTTTCCTCAAACCGAGGCTGATGTTCAGCTGATACACACTAGAACAATGTACTGTTATATATGGCTGACTTTTCTTCTGAATGTCATCCTGTAGATTGTTATGTATTTAGACTATTACTCTGGCATCAAACCCTTTCTTCTGCTGACTGCTTGTTTAACAGTGAACTAGAATTGCTAAAAGTGTCTGTATTGATTTTTCCCCTACAGGCACGTGATGGACATGCCACTTACTTGAGATTCATTATTATGTCAGCCTTCGACCATTTTGCATCTGTACATAGCATTTCTGCAGAGGGCACAGCACTCTCAAATCTTTCTTAGTAATTATAACAAGATGTCTGGCATGatgttttaacaatatatttatttaaatgtgaggttcttttatatactttattaaaGGGATTTGTATCAGtctatttcaattttcatttattttctattcagcATTTTGTGCAAAGGGATTTGCTTTCATCAGTCACCAATGATGGTCATCATCGAGGATATAAAAGCTTCTGCTTCGATATATAGCTTCATCAAGGAAGTGACTATACATGAAAACTTAACTGATAATACATTGTGTCCCCACGCATCTAACATGGTACCTTTCAGGTCTCAGTGCATTACACATCTCAgtgcattaatattttaatttattgattgatCAATGCAAAGGGCTAAGTGAGCAATATAGACAAggttaaatcaagcacaagaaaAAATGACACGATCAAGAGACATGGTAAATACACTGCTGCCAGCGTAACAccgcatactgttttacagtaagctttttttataattaaagtgtaCACTctaacataataataaaaagtataatatagCAAATACATAAACTATAACATAGTCacttattatcattatcaagtattatgcaTTGTACATCATTGTATGTGCTATATTTTCATATGACTGGCAGTAACTAGCTtcgtttacaccagcatcaccacaaacacatagTAACACATTGTGCTACAATGCTGTGACAGCTATGACGTCACTAGGTGATGGGAATTTTTTAGCTCCATtatagtcttatgggaccaccattgtacatACGAAACATTATATGGCCCATGactgtatgcacacacacacacacacacacacaaacatacatacatatatacatacacgcatccttttggttctgtttctgtggagaaccctaactaattCAGGTTTTGGTAAAGACAAGTGGAGCTGCAAGGAAATCTTAGACTTCGCTTAGTTAGTTATAGGTAGTAATATTGTACTTTATCTTGAAACTATCTTATTATCCTATATATTGTAGGATAATGCAAATAAGTTATTATGATAATCTGGTAGGAATCATGATTATAGTTTAAAAGTAAAGAGATACAAgtataatataaaagaaattaaggaggggccggccccgtggctgagaggttaagctctcatgctccgcttcagcggcccagggtttcactggtttacaccccacatgccacaactagaaggacccacaactaaaaatacacaactgtgtaccagggggctttggggagaaaaaggaaaaaaataaaatctttaaaacaaaaaaggaaattaagtaaatttcttacagtttaattttaattgaaaatacagtataaactctttccctctccctctccctccctctatctctctctctctctctctctctctctctctctctctctctctctctctccctccctccctccctccctccctccctctctctccctccctctctctccctctctctctctctcacacacacatttctggggccagccccgtggctgaatggttgagttcacgctctctgctttggtggcctggggttttgccagttcaggtcctgggcatggacatggcaccgctcatcaggccatgctgaggcagcattccatgtggcacaaccagaggcactcatggCTGGAATGtgcaactgtgtgctgggggcgctttgggagaagaggaggaaaggagggaaaaaaaaagaagattggcaacagatgtttgctcaggtgccaatctttaaaaaaaaaaagcagaatacacatttccTCCTTTGTCCACTGAAAGGGCTTGGAAGCAATGACATCCACATAGCAGTGAGCACAGCAAGTACCCAGAGTGTGGTCTCTAAATACCTTTCCCATTAATTGGAACCAAGGCTCTTTGGAGCAACTGCTGATTTCAAATCTGGGACaagaaatacacaagatgagcctgggacATTTTATTACGCCACAATGTAAAGAGAGATGGGTCATATTAGAAGGATACAGAAGCCAACATGAAGGCACTCTTGTTGGCCAAAGACGGGGCAAtttgaacagaaaataaaataatacagttgattgaaacatatttaatatattttaaaaattaattcatattgatatgtgaaagagaaaataaaagaccaaaccaacaaaaccctcGTTGGACCCCATGGGAAGTAACTAGGgcaaaatttctcctttgaaaatttgtatttaaaaagaaacaattag
This genomic window contains:
- the IFT25 gene encoding intraflagellar transport protein 25 homolog isoform X4, with translation MRKVDLCLSSEGAEVILATSSDEKHPPENMIDGNPETFWTTTGMFPQEFIICFHKHVRIERLVIQSYFVRTLRIEKSTSKDPVDFEQWIERDLVHTEGQLQNEEIMARDGHATYLRFIIMSAFDHFASVHSISAEGTALSNLS